In Mus caroli chromosome 9, CAROLI_EIJ_v1.1, whole genome shotgun sequence, a single window of DNA contains:
- the Lactb gene encoding serine beta-lactamase-like protein LACTB, mitochondrial isoform X2 — translation MYRLLSSVTARAAATAGPAWDGGRRGAHRRPGLPVLGLGWAGGLGLGLGLALGAKLVVGLRGAVPIQSPADPEASGTTELSHEQALSPGSPHTPAPPAARGFSRAIESSRDLLHRIKDEVGAPGIVVGVSVDGKEVWSEGLGYADVENRVPCKPETVMRIASISKSLTMVALAKLWEAGKLDLDLPVQHYVPEFPEKEYEGEKVSVTTRLLISHLSGIRHYEKDIKKVKEEKAYKALKMVKGTPPPPDQEKELKEKGGKNNEKSDAPKAKGEQDSEARCRSAKPGKKKNDFEQGELYLKEKFENSIESLRLFKNDPLFFKPVSFCIQRLAILCWQP, via the exons ATGTACCGGCTCCTGTCAAGCGTGACAGCTCGGGCTGCGGCCACCGCAGGCCCAGCCTGGGACGGAGGGCGGCGCGGGGCGCACAGGCGACCCGGCTTGCCTGTGCTGGGCCTTGGTTGGGCCGGCGGCCTGGGGCTCGGGCTGGGGCTGGCGCTCGGCGCGAAGCTGGTGGTCGGGCTGCGGGGCGCCGTCCCCATTCAATCCCCCGCGGACCCCGAAGCGTCCGGCACTACCGAGTTATCGCACGAGCAGGCCCTGAGCCCGGGGAGCCCGCACACGCCTGCGCCGCCCGCAGCCAGGGGCTTTTCCAGAGCCATCGAGAGCAGCCGCGATCTGCTACACCGGATCAAG gATGAGGTTGGTGCCCCAGGCATCGTGGTTGGAGTTTCTGTAGATGGAAAAGAAGTCTGGTCAGAAG gTTTAGGCTACGCAGATGTGGAGAACCGCGTACCCTGTAAACCAGAAACAGTCATGAGAATCGCAAGCATCAGCAAAAGCCTCACCATGGTGGCTCTGGCTAAACTGTGGGAGGCAGGGAAGCTGGATCTGGACCTCCCTGTGCAGCACTATGTTCCCGAGTTCCCAGAGAAAGAATACGAGGGTGAAAAG GTTTCTGTCACAACAAGATTACTAATTTCCCATTTAAGTGGAATTCGTCATTATGAAAAGGAcataaagaaagtgaaagaagagaaagcttaTAAAGCCCTGAAGATGGTGAAAGGGACCCCGCCGCCTCCTGaccaagagaaagaactgaaagaaaagggaggcaaaaacaatgaaaagagcGACGCGCCGAAAGCCAAAGGCGAGCAGGACAGCGAAGCCAGATGCCGCAGTGCGAAGCCAGGCAAGAAAAAGAATGACTTCGAACAAGGCGAATTGTATTTGAAAGAAAAGTTTGAAAATTCAATTGAATCACtaagattatttaaaaatgaccCTTTATTCTTTAAACCTG TCAGTTTTTGTATTCAACGTTTGGCTATACTCTGCTGGCAGCCATAG